A window of the Eubacterium sp. 1001713B170207_170306_E7 genome harbors these coding sequences:
- a CDS encoding GntR family transcriptional regulator: MDGRKSQSVKYQQIADDIRLKILGGIYAQNEMLPSEKKLGEKYGASRLTIRNTLNLLENEGYIYTKAGKGSFVKGVSTDLYRIDMDINSILNDGYDRVELIKAKMIKPDIDLVYELKVSRESKIVFMDWHIFKNEAIIGYDRRFIPYFRGLPIDEKDLTYTGLKDMIKDSQTDFREEIVINGIIPETWLKEKMGIDSKNTDSLLLVERKIYDDRGTPTGLDRLYLNANESCIKGVFSV; encoded by the coding sequence ATGGATGGAAGAAAGAGCCAATCGGTAAAATATCAGCAGATTGCTGACGATATCCGTTTAAAAATACTGGGTGGAATCTATGCCCAGAATGAGATGCTCCCATCAGAGAAAAAACTGGGTGAGAAGTATGGCGCAAGCCGGCTGACCATCCGAAACACGCTTAACCTGCTGGAGAACGAGGGATATATCTACACGAAGGCAGGGAAGGGCTCTTTTGTAAAGGGGGTATCCACTGATCTATATCGGATTGATATGGACATCAACAGCATTCTTAACGACGGATATGACCGGGTAGAGCTAATCAAAGCTAAAATGATCAAGCCAGATATCGATCTGGTTTACGAGCTCAAGGTTTCAAGGGAGAGCAAGATCGTCTTTATGGACTGGCACATTTTTAAGAACGAGGCGATTATTGGGTACGACAGGCGTTTTATCCCTTATTTCAGAGGTCTGCCCATTGATGAGAAGGATTTGACCTACACAGGCCTGAAGGATATGATCAAGGACTCCCAGACAGATTTTAGGGAGGAGATTGTCATTAACGGCATTATTCCAGAGACGTGGCTGAAGGAAAAGATGGGCATTGACAGCAAAAATACCGATTCGCTGCTCTTAGTGGAGCGCAAAATTTATGACGACCGGGGAACCCCCACCGGCCTTGACCGCCTGTACCTGAACGCGAATGAAAGCTGTATTAAAGGAGTTTTTAGTGTATGA
- a CDS encoding energy-coupling factor ABC transporter substrate-binding protein — protein sequence MSKNKKLVIVLLVIVALLVVVPLFALQGAEFGGSDDAGSTMIEEIQGGEYEPWFTPVLETLINGELPGEVESLIFCLQTGIGVGILAFFMGRLVERKKLGKEDSEL from the coding sequence ATGAGCAAAAATAAAAAATTAGTTATTGTTCTGCTGGTAATCGTCGCGCTTTTGGTAGTCGTTCCGCTCTTTGCCCTTCAGGGCGCAGAGTTTGGTGGCTCCGATGATGCAGGAAGCACCATGATCGAAGAAATTCAGGGCGGCGAATATGAGCCATGGTTTACGCCAGTGCTTGAAACGTTGATCAACGGTGAACTGCCAGGTGAGGTTGAATCACTGATCTTCTGTCTCCAGACCGGTATTGGCGTTGGCATTCTGGCCTTCTTTATGGGCCGGCTGGTTGAACGCAAAAAGCTCGGGAAAGAAGATTCAGAGCTGTAA
- a CDS encoding energy-coupling factor ABC transporter permease: MTKRQKQVVTMLGAWALVFGIVPAANAMHIMEGYLPVGYCIMWGVLCIPFLAAGFFSIKKTLTGNRRAITLLAMAGAFIFVISSLKIPSVTGSCSHMTGTGLGAILFGPSAVSILGIIVLLFQAILLAHGGLTTLGANTFSMAIAGPFVSFGIYKLCQKMKVNRKIGVFLAACIGDLFTYCVTSIQLAFAYPSETGGVAASAVKFLGVFAPTQLPLAIIEGILTVIIVIALETYASPELKSIGFLAAEEA, from the coding sequence ATGACAAAGAGACAAAAACAAGTTGTGACCATGCTTGGGGCATGGGCACTGGTCTTCGGTATCGTGCCCGCGGCAAACGCGATGCACATCATGGAAGGCTATTTACCGGTTGGCTACTGCATTATGTGGGGTGTTTTATGTATACCTTTTCTGGCAGCCGGCTTTTTCTCCATTAAAAAGACTCTGACAGGCAACAGAAGGGCGATCACCCTACTTGCGATGGCGGGCGCATTTATCTTCGTGATCTCTTCTTTGAAAATTCCATCCGTTACGGGCAGCTGCTCGCACATGACCGGTACAGGCCTGGGCGCCATTTTATTTGGCCCAAGCGCGGTCAGTATTCTGGGTATTATTGTACTCTTATTTCAGGCGATCCTTCTGGCCCACGGCGGTTTAACTACCCTTGGCGCCAATACCTTCTCCATGGCGATTGCAGGTCCCTTCGTGTCCTTCGGAATCTATAAGCTTTGTCAGAAAATGAAGGTAAACCGCAAAATCGGGGTATTTTTGGCAGCCTGTATCGGCGATCTGTTTACCTACTGTGTCACCAGTATTCAGCTGGCCTTTGCCTATCCGTCAGAAACGGGCGGCGTAGCGGCTTCAGCGGTTAAGTTTTTGGGCGTCTTTGCTCCTACACAGCTGCCGCTGGCCATCATCGAGGGGATTTTAACGGTTATTATCGTCATTGCTCTGGAAACCTATGCGAGCCCAGAGTTAAAATCAATTGGATTTTTAGCAGCGGAGGAAGCGTAA
- a CDS encoding uroporphyrinogen decarboxylase family protein, which translates to MENVQAKLDNFMRGVRGEKMDYVPIMMDFEPTYICEYTKQDCIRSFWDYDGFIAGYDQVMKDFDIDLTQSVVFLPPQKNALLGSKVWVQNRVNGYMQHPEVTSLFPEEYPELIEDPLHCIASRVLPRMYTELGREAPYSTMAFAKALLYEKNQVHHFYDQIFEKTMENNALLYYGTMFYAPFDLLADHLRGITQISMDLRRRKDDVEAACDALLNVMARYVETTSMADESGFPLACTWSHLPPMINQKQFERFYWPTFKKLCEMLTDKGVTLYVNFQGDYRDGRFFDFYQDLPKDKIVIAVEYQDFEQATATLGRDHMLSCSYPLNYFSDYSTGECVDKARELMDIGMKNGRFYFGLNKSALDFHDADPDKLKAVLNFVREYGQY; encoded by the coding sequence ATGGAAAATGTTCAGGCAAAGCTGGATAATTTTATGCGCGGTGTTCGCGGCGAAAAAATGGACTATGTCCCCATTATGATGGACTTTGAGCCCACCTATATCTGTGAGTATACAAAACAGGACTGCATCCGTTCCTTCTGGGATTACGACGGCTTTATCGCAGGCTATGACCAGGTCATGAAGGATTTTGACATCGATCTGACCCAAAGTGTGGTTTTTCTGCCGCCGCAGAAAAATGCCCTACTGGGCTCAAAGGTGTGGGTTCAGAACCGCGTCAACGGCTATATGCAGCATCCGGAGGTGACCTCACTGTTTCCGGAGGAATATCCCGAGCTCATCGAGGATCCTCTCCACTGCATCGCATCACGCGTGCTGCCCCGGATGTACACCGAGCTGGGGCGTGAAGCCCCCTACAGCACAATGGCTTTTGCCAAGGCACTGCTTTATGAAAAGAATCAGGTTCACCACTTCTATGACCAGATTTTTGAAAAAACTATGGAAAACAATGCGCTGCTCTACTACGGCACCATGTTCTACGCCCCCTTCGACCTTCTGGCAGACCATCTGCGGGGCATCACCCAGATTTCCATGGATCTGCGGCGCAGAAAAGACGACGTCGAAGCCGCCTGCGACGCGCTGTTAAACGTCATGGCCCGCTACGTGGAAACCACCAGCATGGCAGATGAAAGCGGCTTCCCACTGGCCTGCACCTGGTCTCACCTGCCGCCGATGATCAATCAGAAGCAGTTTGAGCGTTTTTATTGGCCCACCTTCAAAAAGCTGTGTGAAATGCTGACTGATAAGGGCGTCACCCTTTATGTCAACTTCCAGGGTGACTACCGCGACGGCCGTTTCTTCGACTTTTATCAGGATCTGCCAAAGGATAAAATCGTCATCGCCGTGGAATACCAGGATTTTGAGCAGGCGACTGCCACCCTCGGCCGGGACCATATGCTCAGCTGCTCCTATCCACTGAACTATTTTTCGGATTACTCTACCGGGGAATGTGTTGACAAAGCCCGTGAGCTGATGGATATCGGCATGAAAAACGGCCGCTTTTACTTCGGGCTGAACAAATCCGCCCTGGATTTTCATGATGCTGACCCGGATAAGCTAAAAGCTGTATTGAATTTCGTCCGCGAGTACGGACAGTATTGA
- a CDS encoding TetR/AcrR family transcriptional regulator: MANYKNGLETKESLYQSAKKIFYQKGYDKTTVKDIITDARTKQGLLNYYFGAKENLAVQIYKDFCNDVVFCVDEKKDELGSLPRGMLLDMIGYRAYFKALFTDDAVMRFYAEVSKLPLFARSMLDLRDYFFSLELESEAYTGINPKLKERRYFEYLKSLTVGMEIQVFRDVLEKQIDLELQDAVDWFFFDYYSFLFTDAGYIRENIEASRQVVSRFIFEITPTFEISLSVQAGRRL; the protein is encoded by the coding sequence ATGGCTAACTATAAAAACGGCCTCGAGACAAAGGAAAGCCTTTACCAGAGCGCCAAAAAGATTTTTTATCAGAAGGGCTATGATAAGACAACGGTCAAGGATATCATCACCGATGCCAGGACAAAACAGGGACTTTTAAACTATTATTTCGGGGCGAAGGAGAACCTGGCGGTTCAGATCTATAAGGATTTCTGCAACGATGTTGTTTTCTGCGTGGACGAGAAGAAAGATGAACTGGGAAGCCTGCCGCGGGGGATGCTATTAGATATGATCGGCTATCGGGCTTATTTTAAGGCGTTGTTTACAGACGACGCTGTCATGCGGTTTTATGCAGAGGTCTCAAAACTGCCGCTGTTCGCGAGGAGCATGCTTGATCTGCGGGATTATTTCTTTAGCCTGGAGCTTGAGAGTGAGGCCTATACGGGCATTAACCCAAAGCTGAAGGAACGCAGATATTTCGAGTATCTGAAATCGCTGACGGTTGGAATGGAAATTCAGGTGTTCAGGGATGTGCTCGAAAAGCAGATTGATCTGGAGCTTCAGGACGCTGTTGACTGGTTTTTCTTTGATTATTACAGCTTTCTCTTTACCGATGCGGGCTATATCCGTGAAAATATCGAAGCGTCAAGACAGGTTGTCAGTCGTTTTATCTTTGAGATTACCCCGACCTTTGAGATCAGCTTGTCAGTACAGGCGGGCAGGCGTCTCTAG
- a CDS encoding MFS transporter yields the protein MKNSKLKSILQFIVLCAGGNAIFYVIFMRSSFYEAFLEAFTMTNEQFGVLFSCYAWVAVATYFLGGIVADKVSTKVLMVISFAGTGLLNIWFGTFPKYETALLIYALMGVTTTLTFWAALLKATRQFGQSVGSESKAFGGLEAGKAIFEVIFGTLAVFLFTKFAVMSAGLRFVIFMYGGILILLAIISLFVFDNGTGDEAVISEESPFKLLLQCLKNVDIWICALMGAGAYAIGSTLGSYCGDIVGSNYGATIAVMGYVGVMTAYFKPFGGLGAGWFGDKFGPSAVLLILSIVLTGFAIVFAFLPTGPEYIWLFLVLFAVEIVCTGAFRSQKYATIKEARVPMSLSGTAFGFMATIIYASDAFLPPVIGRFLDTYDSVTAYRYTMLILAGFGLLSVVLCLIFRYRNKNNIKEILVEEREAKVLRKESKQKSAQV from the coding sequence ATGAAAAATTCTAAGTTAAAAAGCATCCTTCAGTTTATTGTGCTCTGCGCCGGGGGAAATGCAATCTTTTATGTTATTTTTATGCGAAGCAGCTTCTACGAAGCTTTTCTGGAAGCCTTCACGATGACAAATGAGCAGTTCGGCGTTTTGTTCAGCTGCTATGCCTGGGTTGCTGTCGCAACCTATTTCCTGGGAGGGATCGTGGCCGATAAAGTTTCTACAAAGGTGCTGATGGTCATATCTTTTGCGGGAACCGGTCTGCTTAATATTTGGTTTGGTACCTTTCCTAAGTACGAGACAGCGTTGTTAATCTATGCGCTGATGGGCGTCACAACAACGCTGACCTTCTGGGCAGCTTTGCTGAAGGCCACAAGACAGTTTGGTCAGAGTGTGGGCAGTGAGAGTAAGGCCTTTGGCGGGCTGGAAGCCGGTAAAGCCATATTTGAAGTCATCTTTGGAACACTGGCGGTTTTTCTGTTTACAAAATTTGCTGTTATGTCAGCAGGGCTCCGCTTTGTCATCTTCATGTACGGTGGCATTTTAATCCTGCTGGCGATCATCTCACTGTTTGTTTTTGATAACGGTACGGGTGACGAGGCAGTTATCAGTGAGGAAAGCCCCTTTAAGCTGCTGCTCCAATGCCTGAAAAATGTGGATATTTGGATATGTGCCCTGATGGGTGCCGGAGCCTATGCCATCGGGAGCACCCTTGGCTCATACTGTGGTGATATTGTTGGCTCAAACTATGGCGCTACTATTGCCGTTATGGGATATGTTGGGGTCATGACCGCTTATTTCAAACCCTTTGGCGGGCTGGGCGCTGGCTGGTTCGGCGATAAATTTGGACCGAGTGCGGTGCTGTTAATTTTGAGCATTGTCCTGACAGGCTTTGCCATTGTTTTTGCTTTCCTGCCCACTGGACCGGAATATATTTGGCTGTTCTTAGTCCTTTTCGCAGTCGAGATTGTGTGTACAGGCGCTTTCAGAAGCCAGAAATATGCGACTATTAAGGAAGCGCGGGTGCCGATGTCTTTGTCTGGGACAGCTTTCGGCTTTATGGCCACCATTATTTATGCGTCAGATGCCTTTTTGCCACCAGTAATCGGCCGTTTTCTGGATACCTATGACTCAGTGACTGCTTACCGCTACACTATGCTGATACTGGCAGGATTTGGTCTGCTGTCTGTTGTGCTGTGTCTAATTTTCAGATACCGCAATAAAAACAATATTAAAGAGATTTTAGTTGAGGAGAGAGAGGCTAAGGTCCTTCGCAAAGAATCCAAACAAAAAAGCGCCCAGGTTTGA
- a CDS encoding VOC family protein, with protein sequence MGKYRMAHTMIRVMDLEKSLAFYQDALGFKEVRRKDKPEGKFTLVYLGDGQTDFTLELTYNYDPEKPYVIGDGYGHLAVEVEDLEASHEEHKAKGYDVTDLSGLDNGVKSYYFIKDPDGYKIEIIRLK encoded by the coding sequence ATGGGAAAATACCGTATGGCACATACCATGATCCGTGTAATGGATCTTGAAAAATCACTGGCATTCTATCAGGATGCGCTGGGCTTTAAGGAAGTCCGCAGAAAGGACAAGCCGGAAGGCAAGTTTACCCTGGTATATCTGGGCGATGGCCAGACTGATTTCACTCTGGAGCTGACCTATAACTACGACCCTGAAAAGCCTTATGTCATCGGCGATGGCTACGGCCATTTGGCAGTGGAGGTCGAAGACCTGGAAGCCAGCCATGAAGAACACAAGGCCAAGGGATACGATGTCACTGACCTCAGTGGTCTGGACAACGGCGTTAAAAGCTATTATTTTATCAAGGACCCAGACGGGTATAAGATTGAAATTATCCGCCTGAAATAA
- a CDS encoding cobalamin-dependent protein (Presence of a B(12) (cobalamin)-binding domain implies dependence on cobalamin itself, in one of its several forms, or in some unusual lineages, dependence on a cobalamin-like analog.), producing the protein MIEQLITAFVELDEELVNKLTKRALRSGIKPYEIIEAVNFALGEIGKGFETGEATLSDLMMSGILYEQIINSKEMHLYDQIEQTNSSGLILLGTIESDIHDIGKSIFKSGAIISGFKVIDLGVDVSSDIFIKNIIKYQPDILGISVVLTSAVDYIKRTIDVITGEGLRQNLKIILGGSFIDDEIVRCCGADGYANNILDGVKLCQRWMEERANR; encoded by the coding sequence ATGATTGAACAATTAATTACTGCTTTTGTAGAACTTGACGAGGAGCTCGTTAATAAATTGACTAAACGGGCACTGCGGAGCGGCATAAAACCCTACGAAATTATCGAAGCGGTTAATTTTGCGCTCGGCGAAATTGGGAAAGGCTTTGAGACAGGGGAGGCGACGCTCTCAGACCTGATGATGTCGGGCATTCTCTATGAGCAGATCATTAACTCCAAAGAGATGCATCTTTATGACCAGATCGAGCAGACCAACAGCTCTGGCCTGATTCTCTTGGGGACCATAGAGTCGGATATTCATGACATCGGCAAGTCGATTTTCAAAAGCGGCGCGATTATCTCAGGCTTCAAGGTCATTGACCTGGGTGTAGATGTCTCCTCTGATATTTTTATAAAAAATATCATCAAGTATCAGCCGGATATTTTGGGAATCAGCGTAGTCTTGACCAGCGCTGTGGACTACATTAAGCGGACCATCGACGTTATTACAGGCGAGGGGCTGAGACAGAATTTAAAGATTATTCTCGGGGGCAGCTTCATCGATGATGAGATTGTCCGATGCTGCGGGGCCGATGGTTACGCAAATAATATTTTGGATGGTGTAAAGCTGTGTCAACGATGGATGGAAGAAAGAGCCAATCGGTAA
- a CDS encoding trimethylamine methyltransferase family protein, whose protein sequence is MKLNYLIGTDQEVQRIHETSLKILSEIGVSFRCEAAFDIFRKHGARVENGIVYMDEKLVENALSSLPKTYEWYDRLGNKIIIGNKVTHNAPSYGPMYVCQNGKYELSSHRHLVNFHKLHETSRVIDISNPNVIDVSYVHGAAREKYRLGIALKYCQKPLMGLVEGKAVATESLETMCRFYGLEDVRRQIIATGLIDTMGPMQMSTAMSEALITYAELGQAVIICAGQTFGVTTPQSMAGVYTLGNSMILAAMVLAQLARPGTPVVYCGKFDSSDMRLRSAAAYGGIEAMLACATSRRMADFYGVPLHSGTSNTDSKLMDYQAGAESFMNLLTAYLLKVECQVHACGLLDSMNSIGYEKFILDEEKIESLKHLMEGYEIDDSTIMFDSILKTGPTGQHFERTQKSYRKDFIMPRLSIRDNHNSWMQAGCPSAESLATKEWQRRLEEYTMPELSGEQAEILDTLIPEEYR, encoded by the coding sequence ATGAAGTTAAATTATTTAATTGGTACAGATCAAGAGGTACAGCGTATACACGAGACAAGCCTGAAGATTTTGTCAGAGATAGGTGTGTCCTTTCGGTGTGAAGCGGCCTTTGATATTTTCAGGAAGCATGGAGCCAGGGTAGAGAACGGAATCGTCTATATGGATGAAAAGCTTGTAGAGAATGCGCTGTCCAGTTTGCCGAAAACTTATGAGTGGTATGACCGACTTGGAAATAAGATTATCATCGGCAACAAGGTTACTCATAATGCGCCGTCCTATGGCCCAATGTATGTCTGCCAGAACGGGAAGTATGAGCTGTCGAGCCACAGACATCTGGTCAATTTTCACAAGTTGCATGAGACCAGTAGAGTCATTGACATCTCAAATCCAAACGTTATTGATGTGTCTTACGTCCACGGCGCGGCGCGGGAAAAGTACCGCTTGGGCATTGCTTTGAAATACTGCCAGAAGCCCTTGATGGGCCTGGTAGAAGGCAAGGCTGTTGCGACAGAGAGCCTTGAGACTATGTGTCGTTTTTATGGCCTGGAGGATGTCAGAAGACAGATTATCGCCACTGGGCTGATCGACACAATGGGGCCGATGCAGATGTCTACAGCGATGTCAGAGGCTCTGATCACATATGCAGAGCTGGGACAGGCGGTGATTATCTGTGCGGGACAGACCTTTGGCGTCACCACGCCGCAGTCCATGGCCGGGGTCTATACTCTGGGAAACTCCATGATCCTGGCAGCCATGGTTTTAGCCCAGCTGGCCCGGCCAGGCACACCGGTTGTCTATTGCGGGAAATTTGACTCGTCGGATATGCGGCTGCGTTCAGCGGCTGCCTATGGGGGGATAGAGGCCATGCTTGCCTGCGCCACCTCAAGAAGAATGGCAGACTTTTATGGTGTGCCGCTGCACAGCGGCACGAGCAATACGGATTCCAAACTTATGGATTATCAGGCAGGGGCCGAGTCATTTATGAATCTTCTGACAGCTTATCTGCTAAAGGTTGAATGCCAGGTACATGCCTGCGGATTGCTGGACTCAATGAACTCCATCGGCTATGAGAAGTTTATTCTGGATGAAGAAAAAATAGAGTCACTGAAGCATCTGATGGAAGGCTATGAGATCGATGACTCGACGATTATGTTCGATTCCATCTTAAAGACAGGGCCGACAGGACAGCACTTTGAAAGAACTCAGAAGTCCTACCGGAAAGATTTTATCATGCCAAGGCTTTCGATCCGTGACAACCACAACAGCTGGATGCAGGCAGGTTGCCCATCTGCTGAGTCGCTGGCGACAAAAGAATGGCAGCGGCGGCTGGAGGAATATACAATGCCTGAGCTGTCCGGGGAGCAGGCGGAAATTCTTGATACACTCATTCCTGAAGAATATCGTTAA
- a CDS encoding GntR family transcriptional regulator: MSNEQLFTTYQVVYEDLKDKILDKTFQPGEKLPSFSELCEIYNVSNITVRRSIELLRQNGYVHSKPRIGNFVNEIKNEVYALRYNQRTSMKHEPTDVKVLSVDSVDLEEMKQYTKVRPNRRARCIKIARIHYFGQLPVMYELIFILHNPRLNIHSYNEERWINDGISVINNYDINKKFYLSVDNHCGPVKDKLYLEAEDSMFRILIEYYTKQNRFAGISVSFASCDDIDFRIS, translated from the coding sequence ATGAGCAATGAACAACTGTTTACGACCTATCAGGTTGTTTATGAGGATTTGAAAGATAAAATTCTGGACAAAACGTTTCAACCCGGGGAAAAGCTGCCCTCCTTCAGTGAGCTGTGCGAGATCTATAACGTGAGCAATATAACAGTCCGCAGGAGTATTGAGCTGCTGCGTCAAAACGGCTATGTCCATTCCAAGCCGAGAATTGGTAATTTTGTAAATGAAATTAAGAATGAGGTCTATGCTCTGCGCTATAACCAGCGAACCTCCATGAAACATGAGCCGACAGACGTAAAGGTTCTCTCGGTCGATTCGGTCGATCTCGAAGAGATGAAGCAGTACACCAAGGTGCGGCCAAACCGGCGCGCCAGGTGTATTAAGATCGCCCGTATACACTATTTTGGACAGCTGCCTGTTATGTATGAGCTGATTTTTATCCTGCACAACCCGCGGCTTAACATCCATTCCTATAACGAGGAACGCTGGATCAATGACGGTATCAGCGTCATTAACAATTATGACATCAATAAAAAATTTTATCTGTCTGTCGATAACCACTGTGGACCGGTAAAGGATAAACTCTATCTGGAAGCTGAGGACAGTATGTTTCGCATCCTTATCGAGTACTACACAAAACAAAACCGTTTTGCGGGCATTTCCGTGAGCTTTGCCAGCTGTGATGATATAGATTTTCGGATTTCGTAA
- the cbiQ gene encoding cobalt ECF transporter T component CbiQ, with product MKVFLAALAILCVCGLVYWFRHRECVHRHGGHHGHSHGGAVFSIDVLAYNSKINGWNPGFKVGFSLLLLLICVIANNLYVSVLVILITAYITVVMGGVHFRDYLSFLRVPVAFLILGSIAILFNFSKEPLGLWSLNCHFFYIYISHDSLMTTLYLWGKAFGAVSAMYMMSLSTPSTEVFGVLRRVHVPKLVIELMNMIYRYIFILMDTQAKMKNSAESRLGYCDFKTAVYSFGHSMSNLFVVSMKRASQYYDAMEARCYDGDLLFLEAEKPLRREQVMAAGLVVLLLTAVWILKF from the coding sequence GTGAAAGTATTTTTAGCAGCGCTTGCGATTCTGTGTGTGTGTGGCCTGGTATACTGGTTTCGCCACCGGGAGTGCGTCCACAGACATGGTGGACACCATGGACATTCCCACGGCGGGGCGGTTTTTTCCATTGATGTACTTGCCTATAATTCAAAGATCAACGGCTGGAATCCTGGCTTTAAGGTAGGGTTTTCCCTGCTGCTTCTGCTCATCTGTGTCATCGCCAATAACCTCTATGTGTCAGTCCTGGTTATTTTGATCACAGCTTATATTACGGTGGTCATGGGCGGCGTACACTTTAGGGATTACCTGAGCTTTTTAAGGGTGCCGGTGGCGTTTCTCATCCTTGGGAGCATTGCCATCCTCTTTAATTTTTCAAAGGAGCCTCTGGGACTTTGGTCCCTCAACTGCCATTTCTTTTATATTTATATATCCCATGACAGCCTTATGACGACGCTGTATCTGTGGGGCAAAGCCTTTGGCGCAGTCAGTGCCATGTATATGATGTCTCTGTCCACACCGTCCACTGAGGTCTTTGGAGTTTTGCGCCGAGTGCATGTCCCCAAGCTTGTCATTGAGCTGATGAATATGATTTACCGGTATATTTTTATTCTGATGGACACGCAGGCCAAAATGAAAAACTCGGCGGAGTCCCGGCTGGGCTACTGTGATTTTAAGACAGCGGTTTATTCTTTCGGTCACTCCATGAGTAATCTTTTTGTGGTTTCCATGAAGCGCGCAAGCCAGTACTATGACGCGATGGAAGCCCGGTGCTATGATGGCGACCTTCTGTTTCTAGAGGCTGAGAAGCCCCTGCGCAGGGAGCAGGTAATGGCCGCGGGACTGGTCGTACTGCTGCTTACAGCTGTCTGGATTTTAAAATTCTAG
- a CDS encoding energy-coupling factor ABC transporter ATP-binding protein, with amino-acid sequence MKETIIEIKNLKYAYTGDKQALRGIDVTIGKGERIAVIGSNGAGKSTFFLNLNGVLTPDSGEIYFKGQKLTRDKKDLNTLRKSIGIVFQDADNQIIASTVMGEVSFGPMNLKLPRDEVVRRVDEALEYMNITDFKDRPPHYLSGGEKKRITIADIIAMHSEVIVFDEPTAALDPLNAEMLEEVLEKLASQEKTMLISTHDVDFAYRWAERALVFCDGQIIADAPPVEIFDDEDILKRANLKKPMMLEIYNAMVKKEMLPDDQSYPKDVAAFKRLLEA; translated from the coding sequence ATGAAAGAAACAATCATTGAAATAAAAAATCTTAAGTACGCATATACCGGGGACAAGCAGGCGCTTCGGGGCATTGACGTTACCATTGGCAAGGGGGAACGCATTGCGGTTATCGGCTCCAACGGAGCTGGAAAGTCAACCTTTTTCCTGAACCTCAACGGTGTGCTCACGCCGGACAGCGGCGAAATTTATTTTAAAGGCCAGAAGCTGACCCGGGATAAAAAGGACCTGAATACCCTGAGAAAATCTATCGGGATTGTTTTTCAGGACGCGGATAATCAGATCATCGCGTCAACAGTCATGGGAGAGGTTTCCTTTGGTCCCATGAACCTTAAGCTTCCCAGAGACGAGGTGGTCCGCCGGGTCGATGAGGCGTTAGAGTACATGAACATTACGGATTTTAAGGACCGGCCGCCCCATTATCTGAGTGGCGGTGAAAAAAAGCGAATCACCATTGCTGATATTATTGCCATGCACTCCGAGGTCATTGTTTTTGATGAGCCTACCGCGGCTTTGGATCCATTAAATGCGGAAATGCTGGAGGAGGTACTTGAGAAGCTGGCATCCCAAGAAAAAACCATGCTGATCTCCACCCACGACGTCGACTTCGCTTACCGCTGGGCGGAGCGCGCCCTTGTTTTCTGCGATGGGCAGATCATTGCCGACGCTCCGCCAGTTGAAATTTTTGACGATGAGGATATCCTGAAAAGGGCCAATCTGAAAAAGCCCATGATGCTGGAGATTTATAACGCCATGGTAAAAAAAGAGATGCTCCCGGACGATCAGTCTTATCCGAAAGATGTGGCGGCTTTTAAGCGTCTGCTTGAAGCCTGA